The proteins below are encoded in one region of Plutella xylostella chromosome Z, ilPluXylo3.1, whole genome shotgun sequence:
- the LOC105385355 gene encoding ubiquitin-conjugating enzyme E2-22 kDa, producing the protein MANIAAKRIKREFKEVMKSEEVVGGSIKLELVNDGLTELKGEIAGPSDTPYEGGTFVLEIKVPETYPFNPPKIRFVTKIWHPNVSSVTGAICLDILKDQWAAALTLRTVLLSLQALMSAAEPNDPQDAVVAKQFRDNPKLFDLTARHWTNVYAGGPNTIYDFNAKVQRLLDMGVDEHQARVALSTYDWELERATEQLFS; encoded by the exons ATGGCTAATATAGCAGCTAAACGTATAAAGCGTGAATTCAAGGAGGTCATGAAAAGCGAAGAG GTGGTTGGCGGTTCAATAAAGCTGGAGCTGGTGAACGATGGTCTGACGGAGCTGAAGGGCGAGATCGCGGGCCCCTCGGACACCCCCTACGAGGGAGGCACATTCGTGCTAGAGATCAAAGTACCTGAAACATACCCGTTCAATCCGCCCAAG ATCCGGTTCGTGACCAAAATCTGGCATCCGAACGTGTCGTCAGTGACCGGCGCCATCTGCCTGGACATCCTGAAGGACCAATGGGCGGCGGCGCTGACGCTGCGGACTGTCCTGCTGTCGCTCCAGGCGCTCATGTCGGCTGCGGAACCCAACGACCCGCAGGACGCCGTCGTGGCCAAGCAGTTCCGCGACAACCCCAAACTGTTCGACCTCACGGCGCGCCACTGGACCAACGTGTACGCCGGCGGACCCAACACCATCTACGACTTCAACGCCAAGGTCCAGAGGCTCCTGGACATGGGCGTAGACGAGCATCAGGCCCGCGTGGCCCTGTCCACCTACGACTGGGAGCTCGAGAGGGCCACCGAACAACTCTTCAGTTAG